A stretch of the Medicago truncatula cultivar Jemalong A17 chromosome 5, MtrunA17r5.0-ANR, whole genome shotgun sequence genome encodes the following:
- the LOC11439098 gene encoding probable membrane-associated kinase regulator 1: MYDVVEKKRAEMGKKRTKNRAKSYTLPSSPSHDSFSSSSSSDFEFTISISPRKSSNTLCPADELFYKGQLLPLHLSPRISMVRTLLLSSSSTSSATSSSTAPRDSTGSSASNDSTTSFISDLALFPDSCNSSSRPSSVTEEDELKRLHNSSNSTRSNSQLKKTNKYFSLSRFSSVFRKETVAKTQEGETVANSINNSSVKMKRMSVTAKEVIRKYFKKVKPLYEKLSQKQQTVEEGANSNTNTTTLTVMSLLTKTERSEKKENVASTMLSHSFSGNLRYSRKRSCVSSCPSSMRSSPSHSGVLSQKGVLLRGDRDASSMEELQSAIQGAITHCKNSLITNKHGVSSNHEINLI; this comes from the coding sequence ATGTATGATGTAGTAGAGAAGAAAAGAGCTGAGATGGGGAAGAAAAGAACCAAAAACAGAGCAAAATCATACACACTCCCTTCATCACCATCACATGACTCATtctcatcatcttcttcctcagaTTTTGAGTTCACAATCTCCATTTCACCTCGCAAATCCTCCAACACACTCTGTCCTGCAGATGAACTCTTCTACAAAGGCCAACTCTTACCTCTTCATCTCTCCCCTCGTATCTCCATGGTACGTACTCTCCTTCTCTCTTCCTCCTCCACCTCCTCCGCCACTTCCTCCTCCACTGCTCCCCGTGATTCCACCGGTAGCAGCGCCTCCAATGATTCCACCACTTCTTTCATCAGTGATCTTGCTCTTTTTCCTGATTCTTGTAATTCTTCTTCACGACCAAGTTCTGTAACAGAAGAAGATGAGTTAAAACGTCTTCACAATTCCTCCAACAGTACTAGATCCAATTCACAGttgaagaaaacaaacaagTATTTCTCTTTGTCTAGATTCTCCTCTGTTTTTCGTAAAGAAACCGTTGCTAAAACCCAAGAAGGTGAAACTGTTGCTAATAGTATTAACAACAGTTCAGTGAAAATGAAGAGAATGAGTGTTACTGCTAAAGAGGTGATACGAAAATATTTCAAGAAAGTGAAACCATTGTACGAGAAACtttcacaaaaacaacaaacagtTGAGGAAGGTGCAAATAGTAATACAAATACAACAACGTTAACGGTTATGTCTTTGTTAACAAAAACAGAGAGATCTGAGAAGAAAGAGAATGTGGCGAGTACTATGTTATCTCATTCATTTTCGGGGAATTTAAGGTATTCAAGAAAGAGAAGCTGTGTTTCAAGTTGTCCTTCTTCGATGAGATCTTCACCAAGTCATTCTGGTGTTCTTTCACAAAAGGGTGTTCTTCTTCGTGGTGATCGAGATGCTTCTTCCATGGAAGAGTTGCAGAGTGCTATTCAAGGTGCTATTACTCATTGCAAAAACTCTTTGATTACGAATAAACATGGGGTTAGTAGTAATCATGAAATTAATCTCATCTAA